A part of Podarcis muralis chromosome 13, rPodMur119.hap1.1, whole genome shotgun sequence genomic DNA contains:
- the LOC114581571 gene encoding uncharacterized protein LOC114581571 isoform X1 — MQKEELGMDENRNPEEELRLLGGKKEKCHNLSNRIRTGGGAELGYRPSQVSREGAWESNGYTAPSEIADEPSVPLSPSNSLNIRNLQLSERDPPVAHHPHRYPHRFYHARPFHATAYRKTYRGSPSDRKEWGPSTNGHHCAPESISNGRWQHRRRGYSDPPSPSSSPESERGSTVKASEKPAATSNAANTANEDSGKETWSLFRPLPAFPVDSSSARIIPKISYASKLKENLDQPGKACHVPASAVRTTNSLPNCVLAPPPSSPPPSDSSRRQHLGAIFQNEWGLSFINEPGAGHGGGGGTAPDVDERDADAGASWEKMEVSDWQAAKNYHLDEWRHIWELHSQDPSRVTVYTDTFDGKG; from the exons ATGCAGAAGGAGGAGCTGGGAATGGATGAAAATCGCAACCCAGAGGAGGAGCTGCGTCTCCTCGGTGGAAAGAAGGAAAAATGCCACAACCTCAGCAACCGCATCCGGACAG GGGGTGGAGCAGAGCTGGGCTACAGGCCAAGCCAGGTCTCCAGAGAAG gtGCCTGGGAGTCCAACGGGTATACCGCTCCCTCTGAGATAGCTGACGAACCCAGTGTTCCCCTGAGCCCTTCCAACAGCCTCAACATCCGCAACCTCCAGTTGTCTGAGCGGGACCCTCCTGTTGCCCACCATCCCCACCGCTACCCTCATCGCTTTTACCATGCCCGCCCCTTCCATGCTACAGCGTACCGCAAGACCTACCGAGGCAGCCCCTCAGACCGCAAGGAATGGGGACCTAGCACAAACGGCCACCACTGTGCTCCTGAGAGCATCTCCAACGGGAGGTGGCAGCACCGGCGCCGTGGCTATTCCGACCCACCCTCCCCGTCGTCGTCTCCCGAATCCGAACGAGGCAGCACCGTCAAAGCCAGTGAGAAGCCTGCCGCCACATCTAATGCCGCCAACACAGCCAACGAGGATTCTGGGAAGGAAACATGGTCGCTCTTCCGGCCACTTCCCGCTTTCCCTGTCGATAGCAGCAGTGCCCGGATCATCCCCAAGATCTCTTATGCCAGCAAGCTGAAAGAGAACCTGGATCAACCGGGGAAAGCCTGCCATGTTCCTGCCTCAGCCGTCCGCACCACCAATAGCCTCCCCAACTGTGTCTTGGCGCCACCCCCAAGTAGCCCCCCGCCATCTGACAGCAGTCGGCGACAGCACCTGGGAGCCATCTTTCAGAATGAGTGGGGCCTCTCCTTTATCAACGAGCCGGGGGCTGGGCATGGAGGGGGTGGCGGGACGGCACCAGATGTGGATGAACGAGATGCAGATGCTGGAGCATCCTGGGAGAAAATGGAAGTTAGCGACTGGCAGGCTGCAAAAAATTACCATCTGGACG AGTGGAGACATATATGGGAGCTACACAGTCAAG ATCCTAGCAGAGTGACGGTCTACACAGACACCTTTGATGGGAAGGGTTAA
- the LOC114581571 gene encoding uncharacterized protein LOC114581571 isoform X2 — MQKEELGMDENRNPEEELRLLGGKKEKCHNLSNRIRTGAWESNGYTAPSEIADEPSVPLSPSNSLNIRNLQLSERDPPVAHHPHRYPHRFYHARPFHATAYRKTYRGSPSDRKEWGPSTNGHHCAPESISNGRWQHRRRGYSDPPSPSSSPESERGSTVKASEKPAATSNAANTANEDSGKETWSLFRPLPAFPVDSSSARIIPKISYASKLKENLDQPGKACHVPASAVRTTNSLPNCVLAPPPSSPPPSDSSRRQHLGAIFQNEWGLSFINEPGAGHGGGGGTAPDVDERDADAGASWEKMEVSDWQAAKNYHLDEWRHIWELHSQDPSRVTVYTDTFDGKG; from the exons ATGCAGAAGGAGGAGCTGGGAATGGATGAAAATCGCAACCCAGAGGAGGAGCTGCGTCTCCTCGGTGGAAAGAAGGAAAAATGCCACAACCTCAGCAACCGCATCCGGACAG gtGCCTGGGAGTCCAACGGGTATACCGCTCCCTCTGAGATAGCTGACGAACCCAGTGTTCCCCTGAGCCCTTCCAACAGCCTCAACATCCGCAACCTCCAGTTGTCTGAGCGGGACCCTCCTGTTGCCCACCATCCCCACCGCTACCCTCATCGCTTTTACCATGCCCGCCCCTTCCATGCTACAGCGTACCGCAAGACCTACCGAGGCAGCCCCTCAGACCGCAAGGAATGGGGACCTAGCACAAACGGCCACCACTGTGCTCCTGAGAGCATCTCCAACGGGAGGTGGCAGCACCGGCGCCGTGGCTATTCCGACCCACCCTCCCCGTCGTCGTCTCCCGAATCCGAACGAGGCAGCACCGTCAAAGCCAGTGAGAAGCCTGCCGCCACATCTAATGCCGCCAACACAGCCAACGAGGATTCTGGGAAGGAAACATGGTCGCTCTTCCGGCCACTTCCCGCTTTCCCTGTCGATAGCAGCAGTGCCCGGATCATCCCCAAGATCTCTTATGCCAGCAAGCTGAAAGAGAACCTGGATCAACCGGGGAAAGCCTGCCATGTTCCTGCCTCAGCCGTCCGCACCACCAATAGCCTCCCCAACTGTGTCTTGGCGCCACCCCCAAGTAGCCCCCCGCCATCTGACAGCAGTCGGCGACAGCACCTGGGAGCCATCTTTCAGAATGAGTGGGGCCTCTCCTTTATCAACGAGCCGGGGGCTGGGCATGGAGGGGGTGGCGGGACGGCACCAGATGTGGATGAACGAGATGCAGATGCTGGAGCATCCTGGGAGAAAATGGAAGTTAGCGACTGGCAGGCTGCAAAAAATTACCATCTGGACG AGTGGAGACATATATGGGAGCTACACAGTCAAG ATCCTAGCAGAGTGACGGTCTACACAGACACCTTTGATGGGAAGGGTTAA
- the TMEM219 gene encoding insulin-like growth factor-binding protein 3 receptor isoform X1, with translation MEQECLALVAACVQTSQLLVQQWMLNRRTVIFAIARILQRRRFRRSAAVLRRILSASVRRKRALLRLHRNAIVSVVTMVYSSSPALHYEHELMALSERSHWMLPRCSEWWERMINSEQDDKCWISLFRMSRSTLMYIAEELRPALQRRDTGMRSHIPVEKRVAMTIWKLAHHDSYKTVSELFGVGISSACSIFEEVCEEINSRLLAQIIKLGDPQEIIEGFKEMGFPNCLGAIDAIHISILCPPFSADSYINCKGFYSMVLQALVDSKSRFTDIYVGFPERSHDSRILHNSPFFNSMDEGTFGPQTPTVLEGVSMTPIIIGDPAYPLRPWLMKPYPAPKTGAQEKFNERLAMCRVCVERAFGVLRARWRCLQMRLDVREKLIPVVIATCCILHNICEIKGDELLEPLESPAVADSQNSSARPRVPLSEAGLTKRACQIRAAYCSYFEKNPV, from the coding sequence ATGGagcaggagtgcctggctctgGTTGCTGCCTGCGTCCAAACCTCCCAGTTGCTGGTGCAGCAATGGATGCTCAACAGGCGCACGGTGATTTTCGCCATAGCGAGGATTCTGCAGAGGAGGCGCTTCCGCAGGTCGGCCGCGGTGCTCAGGCGCATCCTCTCGGCCAGCGTCCGCCGCAAGAGAGCCCTGCTGCGGCTTCACCGGAACGCCATCGTTTCCGTGGTCACCATGGTGTACTCGTCTTCTCCCGCGCTGCACTACGAGCATGAGCTGATGGCCTTGTCTGAGCGCTCCCACTGGATGCTTCCGAGGTGCAGCGAATGGTGGGAGCGGATGATCAACTCCGAGCAGGATGACAAGTGCTGGATTTCCTTGTTCAGGATGTCGCGGTCCACGCTGATGTACATTGCTGAGGAACTGCGCCCTGCCCTGCAGCGCCGGGACACCGGCATGCGGTCTCACATCCCTGTGGAGAAAAGAGTCGCCATGACTATCTGGAAGCTGGCGCACCACGACAGCTACAAGACCGTCTCGGagctctttggggtggggatttcgtCAGCCTGCTCGATATTTGAAGAGGTGTGCGAGGAAATAAACAGCAGGCTGCTGGCCCAGATCATTAAGCTGGGGGATCCGCAGGAGATCATTGAGGGCTTCAAGGAGATGGGTTTCCCCAACTGCCTCGGCGCAATCGATGCAATCCACATCTCCATCCTCTGCCCCCCGTTCTCTGCCGACTCCTACATTAATTGCAAGGGTTTCTATTCTATGGTGCTGCAGGCCCTGGTGGACAGCAAATCCCGGTTCACCGATATCTACGTCGGCTTTCCGGAGAGGTCCCACGACTCCCGCATCTTGCACAACTCTCCGTTCTTCAACAGCATGGACGAAGGCACTTTCGGGCCACAGACTCCAACAGTGCTGGAAGGTGTTTCAATGACCCCTATCATAATCGGGGATCCTGCCTATCCGCTTCGGCCCTGGCTCATGAAGCCGTACCCAGCGCCAAAAACCGGGGCCCAGGAAAAATTCAACGAGAGGCTCGCCATGTGCCgcgtgtgtgtggagagagcttTTGGGGTCCTGAGAGCTCGCTGGAGGTGCCTGCAGATGAGGCTGGATGTGAGGGAGAAGCTCATTCCTGTGGTCATAGCCACCTGCTGCATCCTGCACAATATCTGCGAGATCAAAGGGGATGAGTTGCTGGAGCCGTTGGAAAGCCCTGCAGTGGCTGACAGCCAGAATTCTTCAGCCAGGCCAAGGGTGCCCTTGTCAGAGGCTGGACTGACCAAGAGAGCTTGCCAGATCAGGGCTGCTTATTGCTCCTATTTTGAAAAGAACCCTGtgtaa
- the TMEM219 gene encoding insulin-like growth factor-binding protein 3 receptor isoform X2, with the protein MVTCSLLGSLRICLERHPPLVTFFFCLLSLAVAFVGFAAYIQSHDVQNPDVKEDWNSLLKSLAHLMFCIPNKTQESALTPAPSTTTAETPTTVSVMVALTFDLHNGTDPPNGTRLGLTVTGEKLGLKGPDAQESIHFLTIITNSVSHENCLSITAPSSLLPKTRQPPKCVIEEWDMHQEETGICYQPHYQANPALSSMLDQADRALCSQRLLMTSAFLLCLCAMLCCAAGLCYPNPRDKWGQI; encoded by the exons ATGGTCACCTGCTCCCTGCTGGGCTCCCTGCGTATCTGCCTGGAGcgacacccacctctggtcacctTCTTCTTTTGCCTCCTTTCATTGGCTGTTGcctttgttggttttgctgccTACATCCAGTCACATGATGTTCAGAATCCTGATGTCAAAGAG GACTGGAATTCTCTGCTAAAGTCTCTGGCACACTTAATGTTCTGTATCCCAAATAAGACGCAGGAAAGTGCCTTGACACCAGCTCCCTCCACAACCACTGCTGAGACCCCTACAACAGTCTCTGTCATGGTTGCCTTGACCTTTGACCTCCACAATGGCACAGATCCTCCCAATGGTACACGCCTAGGTCTGACAGTCACTGGGGAAAAGCTGGGTCTCAAAG GTCCAGATGCCCAGGAATCAATCCACTTCCTGACTATCATCACGAACTCAGTCTCCCATGAGAACTGCCTTAGCATCACTGCACCTTCATCCCTTCTCCCCAAGACCAG ACAACCACCTAAATGTGTGATAGAGGAATGGGACATGCACCAAGAAGAGACAGGAATTTGTTACCAGCCACATTACCAGGCTAATCCTGCCCTGTCCAGCATGCTGGATCAG GCGGATCGTGCCCTCTGCAGCCAGCGGCTTCTGATGACCAGTGCTTTCCTTCTCTGCCTCTGTGCCATGCTATGTTGTGCAGCTGGCCTGTGCTATCCTAACCCCAGAGACAAGTGGGGGCAAATCTAA